From the Vanacampus margaritifer isolate UIUO_Vmar chromosome 14, RoL_Vmar_1.0, whole genome shotgun sequence genome, the window GTATCTGGTTGATGGTGGCGCTCTCCTTGACTTGGCACTGGGCCACCACTTTGGGCCGCTCGTCCCTCATAAACAACATGAAGGCGTTGAGAGGCTTCTTGATGTGACCTTTGACCTTCTGACCGCCACCTCCACCCACCACCACGACAGTCTGCGCCGCTGCCGATGACTTCCTGGTAGGGCGGAGACGGCAAATGCGTTAAGGTGAGCGGCCGAGGACGTGTGgctgccatattggatgtggcaaagcGCAGCCCTTTTGCATCGCGCACAGTTgtccgcatcgtccaatcagctgcAAGTATTGTCCAGGATGTCCCGCCTTTGCCCAGCAAATCAGCGTGGCGCCCAAACGGATCATTCCAACAAGTTCCTCCAGTCAATCGCAATAATTACGAGTTTACAGGCCACATCCAAAATGGCGGCCAGCCGCACGCACTTCTgctcatttgagtgacatttgCCGTCCGCGGTACCTCAGCGGGCTGCACTCTCGGGCCTCTCCAGGTTCCTGTTTGatggcgacggcggcggcggcagaaGATGAGGGCGAGGCGCTCAGCAGGCCGGGCGACGAGCTGCACGGAGGAATCACGTCAGTCGGGCGCAACGTGATGATTTTGTCCAGCAAGCCTGAAAATCTTTGCATGTTTTAAACGCAACATTTCAATTTAGGACTTCATGCAGCAAACTTTTGTTCACAACAAAGTTGAAATAAGTTTTGAGGGATTAAAAATCGAGCCAAAAGAATCATCGGCATTGTGAAAAGAACGCTTAGACGATCGCAGCCCTTCTTTCCAACTCTGCTAGTCATGGAGCAAGCGACGCTAAGCTAAGTTAGCTGGCGACGCGGGCATTGGGTTCGGAcgcactaaaacaaaacaaacgagcGGACGCGACGTGACCAAGTTTGTTGAGCAAACTTTCAAAGcagcaaacaaaatgaaaacacggCAGCGAGCGAGCAGTCCACAAAACAGCGCAACACAACTAGACATGcacaaagaattgaaaaaaacgaAACATCCGAACTGGCTCCGTATGAGGGCTGTTGTTGCtcttgaatattttgacataacGTTTGCCTTACAGATCAATTTCCCCCATTTATTAACCAATCACTGATTTATTGGCTATTGTTTAGCGGTAGGGTTGTAACGATGACGgcgatattgcgatattaaacaCGGCCACGATGCCGTCATtgtcatgatattaaaagcaggacatctgttcaaaatgtcaaGTTGGTTTCCTTtcgtgcagttctagcaccccctggtggttagttttttagtgcagtttcattttcataCGGCATGTTTTGGCATGTTTCAAAGCCACGCTAATGTCAGATGAATGCGCATGTGGACAAACGGCAAATTAGCGAGCATTAGCAAGTAAGCGCCTCAATATGAAATCTTCCGCTGTTGGTTTGCATTTCTGTGatacacaatattgtgtgtggtttttgttttttttatacaatatgctgacctttttttaatatcgccaTCCCGCCCACAATATCGGGATAACGATCGCAATGTGGCTTGGAaagtttggatatcgttacatcccgaTTTTGTGGTAGAAGAAAAGCAAACAATATTTAGCAAAAAGGCAGCACACGGCTTGTGTTGACGATTTTGGGACAAACGACACCAAAGTTTGTACTCACAGCCAATCCAGCGCGTGCGCCACGGGATAGCGGGCGGCGTGCGGCGGCCGTGACGAGCCTGCGGGAGCACACGTGAGCGTCACGCGCGTTTACGATAGCGCCCTTCGCCGGCGCGTCTCACCTGCGTCGGGCGGCGACGGGGCCTCGGGCCGGTAGGACAGCAGCGGGTGAAGGTGAGCCAGGTGGGCCGGCACGCCGCTAGACTGCAGGCGCACACGCGCGCCAGCGCTCAGCTGAGGGGCCGCCATGTTGTCGTGTGAGCGGCAGGCGGCGCCGAGCAGGTGAGCGGGCGAGTCTCTCGTGGCTGCTCTTCCGGGGATGTCCAGCAGGGGCCACTGCCACGGCAGATACTGCGCAAGCGGGCATACGTGCACGAGCAGACGCATGAACGCGCATTCGTGGGGAGTTGACGGTCCAAATTCGTTTCTGGGGTCGTTTCCTCCCCACTGACTTCTTCATTTGCTTCGAGTTGCACCTTCCAAACCCTCCAAACCACATTTtgctagcttagcaattagcatgccATTATTAGCAATTAGCACTCGTTTGTGAGCACATTTTGCTAGCTTAGCCATTAGCACGGCTTCCCGTCTTGCCCTGGTCTTCGTCGTAACTTCATTTGCAAAAGCGAAGCTTTGTCGCTGCCACGCAAGCCGCAACGAGCGACTCGCGTGTTATGAAGTCATTCATTCGTCACGTCGTCAGACGTGACATGACACATCTGACATGCGCGCTGTTGACGTGTTGATGTGGCGTGCGGTTGACTTACCGCCGCCAGGCCTCCGCCGGCCAGATAGGACCCGCACAGGTCGGGAATCATGAAGAAAGGGTAGCCCATGTAGGCCGGGAGCTGGAAGAGACCCCCGGTCGGCCTCCTCAGCGCTGCCACGTCACGACATGTCAAGGAAACGGCCGTCAGATAAACAAGCCTGACTTTCATTGGACTTTTTCCCAATCTTGTTCGT encodes:
- the LOC144034266 gene encoding transcription factor 7-like 1-A isoform X2 — protein: MPQLRDDADLGANDELIPFKDECEQDDKTAAAARRDLDDVKSSLVNESESNNNASDCEAADERATRQPDAVGRTGLSQLLGEEALRRPTGGLFQLPAYMGYPFFMIPDLCGSYLAGGGLAAYLPWQWPLLDIPGRAATRDSPAHLLGAACRSHDNMAAPQLSAGARVRLQSSGVPAHLAHLHPLLSYRPEAPSPPDAGSSRPPHAARYPVAHALDWLFSGLLDKIITLRPTDVIPPCSSSPGLLSASPSSSAAAAVAIKQEPGEARECSPLRKSSAAAQTVVVVGGGGGQKVKGHIKKPLNAFMLFMRDERPKVVAQCQVKESATINQILGQRWHSLSKDEQAKYYELARKERLVHSQLYPGWSARDNYGKKKKRKKSKSEIHQDAATAAPPAAQTHAAVARAR
- the LOC144034266 gene encoding transcription factor 7-like 1-A isoform X3, coding for MPQLRDDADLGANDELIPFKDECEQDDKTAAAARRDLDDVKSSLVNESESNNNASDCEAADERATRQPDAVGRTGLSQLLGEEALRRPTGGLFQLPAYMGYPFFMIPDLCGSYLAGGGLAAYLPWQWPLLDIPGRAATRDSPAHLLGAACRSHDNMAAPQLSAGARVRLQSSGVPAHLAHLHPLLSYRPEAPSPPDAGSSRPPHAARYPVAHALDWLSSPGLLSASPSSSAAAAVAIKQEPGEARECSPLRKSSAAAQTVVVVGGGGGQKVKGHIKKPLNAFMLFMRDERPKVVAQCQVKESATINQILGQRWHSLSKDEQAKYYELARKERLVHSQLYPGWSARDNYGKKKKRKKSKSEIHQDAATAAPPAAQTHAAVARAR